From the genome of Mixophyes fleayi isolate aMixFle1 chromosome 2, aMixFle1.hap1, whole genome shotgun sequence, one region includes:
- the S100PBP gene encoding S100P-binding protein isoform X2 yields MRAINENCDQSKHRACSERQVLLLPSDYKDLLPGTMEEIKISIVNERATGSKRKRDEVTAVTPDSKKLRSAVFRCSTPRSTSFQSWNSASTTQADGAKQGHVDIPCHSLEQNTELCDEWDDSLLEPSDNEDDSPLYLTLDEIESLLEDDSSSSAEPSGWDDKNNTCMVKRVPLESKSDGEKVSASPYKELELSNTLPEESECDEDQNNYAAMAPSPCHSVIYDVQSVELTKQKSYSMCGVSAPPGSFQYSTIVGGVSGLIMPLSDLKEAPAVQFHGACSPKPLQLSTSLSEKDVVEEFSEDSELDFDCDINDLLATSPREDFLSEEERGSELAAPSTKDISKITHSTSPLQPLNSVQVPAACFSTHGLVQEHSVSSHNKPDSLRIHPLTKPETLKEICSSTSSVVIPEPHPSTGESAVGRDTRPSNAGMEDTTERPEVGSTTSPTELPISLSATLISSNQLQISASVGCRKPDSPASAKEKSQAAVTPLPRPASRQFISHFELEANKNNYCDQVLIHIRESEGVNNWEGIILGRERSHLNVTT; encoded by the exons ATGAGAGCCATCAATGAAAACTGTGATCAGTCAAAGCACAGAGCATGCTCTGAACGCCAGGTGCTGCTGTTGCCATCAGACTACAAAGACCTTCTTCCTGGGACCATGGAAGAGATAAAGATCAGTATTGTTAATGAAAGAGCAACTGGATCCAAGCGAAAACGAGATGAAGTTACTGCAGTGACTCCGGACTCTAAGAAACTGCGCAGTGCTGTGTTTAGGTGTAGCACACCTCGATCTACATCTTTCCAGTCATGGAACTCTGCCAGCACCACACAGGCTGATGGTGCTAAGCAGGGCCATGTTGATATTCCCTGTCATTCACTGGAACAAAATACCGAACTATGTGATGAGTGGGATGACTCATTGTTGGAGCCTTCTGATAATGAGGATGATTCCCCCCTATACTTGACTTTAGATGAGATTGAGTCCTTACTAGAAGATGACTCCAGCAGTTCTGCTGAACCTTCAGGATGGGACGATAAGAATAATACCTGCATGGTCAAACGTGTTCCTTTAGAGTCAAAAAGTGATGGAGAAAAGGTGAGTGCCTCACCTTACAAGGAACTGGAACTTTCTAACACTTTGCCTGAAGAATCAGAGTGTGACGAAGACCAGAACAACTATGCTGCCATGGCTCCATCGCCCTGTCATTCAGTCATATATGATGTACAGAGTGTTgagttaacaaaacaaaaaagctaCAGTATGTGTGGAGTAAGTGCTCCTCCTGGCTCATTTCAATATAGCACAATTGTGGGTGGAGTGTCTGGTTTGATAATGCCTTTGTCAGACCTGAAGGAAGCCCCTGCAGTTCAATTTCACGGTGCTTGTTCCCCTAAACCTCTGCAACTATCCACCTCGCTGTCTGAGAAGGATGTTGTAGAGGAATTTAGTGAGGACTCGGAGCTGGATTTTGACTGTGACATTAATGATCTTTTAGCAACTAGTCCTAGAGAAGACTTCCTATCAGAAGAGGAGCGAGGCTCTGAACTCGCTGCTCCAAGCACAAAAGATATATCTAAAATAACACACTCCACATCACCTTTGCAGCCTTTAAACTCTGTTCAGGTGCCTGCTGCATGCTTCAGTacacatggtttagtccaggaacACTCTGTATCCTCCCATAATAAACCAGATTCACTCAGGATTCATCCTCTTACTAAACCTGAGACTCTAAAAGAAATTTGTTCTTCAACATCTTCGGTTGTCATCCCTGAACCTCATCCGAGCACAGGTGAATCAGCAGTGGGACGAGATACAAGACCCAGTAATGCAGGGATGGAAGACACTACTGAGAGACCAGAAGTTGGGTCCACCACAAGCCCAACTGAACTGCCTATAAGTCTAAGTGCTACACTGATATCCAGCAACCAGCTTCAG ATTTCAGCCTCTGTAGGTTGCAGGAAGCCAGATTCTCCAGCATCAGCCAAAGAAAAGTCACAGGCTGCAGTCACTCCATTACCTAGACCAGCCTCCAG ACAGTTTATATCCCATTTTGAGTTGGaggcaaataaaaacaattactgtgatcAAGTTTTGATACACATTCGGGAATCGGAGGGAGTGAACAATTGGGAAG